One Candidatus Aegiribacteria sp. genomic window, GTCGTTCGGGAAGTAGATTTCCTTGGTCATGTCTCTGGTCACCGCTATGGATACTCCTGTAGTGTCGTCAGGCCATGTGTAGGCAACGCCACCTGACAACGAGAAGAAGATAGAGTCGGCATCGTTGAAAGCCGTCTCAGCGAAATCCAGTTCGATCTCCTCTCCCCAGTAAGTATCAGGGATACCGTCATCGTCGTAGTCGGCCCAATCCTCAGATAACAGGTGGTGTTGGAAGTCGTCCCGGAAGCAGCTTCTCAGCAGGGTCATGTCCCGGTTGTTCCAGGCGTTTTCCAGGTTCGCCAGGAGAATCTCCCACGGTTCGATGGTTATCTCCTGACCACCTGATCCGCAACCGGACATGAGCATTAAAAACGATATAGATATGAGCAGGGTTTTGGTCAGCCTTCTCATGATGTCTACCTTCCTCTCAGCCAGTGCGGATTACAGCAACTCCCTTCACGAAAGACCGGAAGCCGGTTCCGCACACTTGTGTCATGCACATCTGAAAGGATAAGTAACTCAGAGAAAACTCCTTTGGTTAGTTCGGCAGTAATGACTAAAGCACAATCTAACCTTATTCATGATACATAATGGGATCTCCGTCAAGCCATGCCAATTTTTTCCACTGTTCATCCTCATGAAATCATCGACAGGATATCATAATAAAGGTATGGTTGCGTAATGATAAAATGTGTCATCGAACTTATAAAAACTACTGGAGAATTATTAATGAAGACAATTTCATGGATGTTCTGTATTATATCTTTGCTCATAGTATCCATTGTGTCCGGGGAGGCATGTATACGCTATGACCACAGCAGAACCTGCACATCCTACCCCATAACGGATTTCTATTTTGGTCTTCCGGTCAGCCAGTCAGATAGCTTAATCATCCGCGATTTGGACATGTCTACCAGTCTTGGCTGGATGTTCGTTCTGAACGGAAGGTTCGACCTGGGACCGTCACTTTTCTACAGCGCCTACAGAAACGGTGGTTGGCATAGCCAGATGGGGTTCAGGGCAAATCTCAGATACCACCTGGATGACGACTTCCATCTCGATTTCTCTTCAGGACTGATCCTTACAGACAGTCCACCTCCCGATGGATTTGCCGGTTATACCGTAGAATTATCTGTCGGCTGGAAAGACTGGGTGGGTCTTTCCACCAGACTGGACTTTGTCGATAACTTCGAATCCGGTCACGATCAGGTGCTGCAGGTAGGTCTGCGTTTTGGCTCGTATGCGGGTATGGGTCTAACATCTGCGGGGATTATAGGTGGTGGAATAGCCTACATGACGAGCCAGTGGTAGGTCCCCGGATTATTGTGTGCCGAGAATTATGATTTCATCTTTATCAGGTGTCTTCTCACCGCTCTCGATTACATGCGAAGACATCTTGAGGGTTTCGATTACATCCTTAAGTTCCTGAACAAGAACTCTGTCGATTTTACTCTTTTTGAGGAAAAGCAGCAGCGGCAACTGAGCAATAGGAAAGTGGATTTTCCGTTATCTCCGATACCGTCCCCTCTTTATCATGTTTCGTTCAGAAGTTGTTCTTCATACCGGCCCATGTACTATGGTTTAGAACACAGGTGGGAACACCCTCAACAACGTTGAAGAGATTTCCGGTTACACCCGGCGAAACGCTGTAGAATAGGTTCGAAAGAATATCTGCCTTATCTTATCAGAACGAACCTGAGAGTCTCTTCCTGTTCGGAGTACCGCAGATATGCGGTGTAAACACCCGGTGAGCCGTTGAAATCGAAGGTGCTCTCGCCGTGCGCAAGCTGACCGTTATGCAGTACTTCCACCAGCCTTCCGGACAGATCGAAAACCTCAAGCAGTATCTGTTCCGGATTGGTGATGTTAACAGCCAGGGAAGCAGAGCCAATGGAAGGGTTGCCGGCAGCGCTTAGATGTTCGATCCGGGATTCTTCCGTGAACGGATCGTCTTCGATTCCTCCGAACACGGGTATCATCAGTTTACTTATATAGTACTCGTTGTCCTGCCCCTTGTAGCTCCAGTAGACATAACCGTCCGTACTCCATGCAAGACCCAGGGATTCTGATACGGGAACAGGGCAGGGCTCCTGGCCGTATTGCGTGTATGTACTACCGGCGTTGTGAAAGAAGAAGAACTCATGACCGAACCTGGTTGTAAGTATTATAGCGTATGGAGGACAGTCAAGTGTTGCAACTTCGTGCCCCATGAAACCACTGATCTCACCGGTCACCCCCGGCAGCCCATACGTATCATAGCTGGATCCGTCAGGCTTAATGCAGTAGAACTGGTAGGGGCTTGAAGCGGTTGCCTGGGATAGATCGTGGCAGAAATAATCATTGATATCCATACCTGTACCATCGGTTAACGCCGGATTGGGAAATTCGCTCCATGAGTCTGATCCATCGGAGTAGTAAATCATCGATGAAATGGAACTGTTGACGTAGTACACCTCCATGTTACAAGCTACTCCGAAGCCATCTGAACCTGCCGGGAGCTCAACCTCTCCCTGATATTCGCAGTTGTATGGGTTTGCCAGATAGAGTTTCCCGTCGGCACTACTTCGGATAACCAGGGTATTCGCATACCAGTCTATGGCTATATCCTGTATCTCTGAGGCGTAAGGTATCTGCCATGTGTCCTCAACAACGATCGGTATGTCCGGGAAGAAGGGAATCCGAACTTCAGCTTCGATCGTTCCGGAAAAACAGGGAAGAATAATGAGAAGAAAATTGAACATAATATCTCCTAACGATATAAGGTAAACATCCACAATTGATTATGAAGGTATCCGGATTGGTGGTCAAGCGCAGCTTCGAGTAATTTGATGGCACTGATCGGATCAGGAAATTGTCTTTCACATACATCATCAGTACACTGTCAGGCATTATCTGTCGTGTCCTGCTCGTTCTTTGATGCCCCTGCGACGTTACGGAATCAGTTACATAGCGTTGCTATGCGCCTTCTTCCGCGCCTTGCAGGAACACCAAATAACTTCGCAATCTCCCGACAACTAATACCTGATAGTGTACTAGCTCATTAACTTGACAAAACACAATCAGCACAAATAATCAACGTATGAATTGCGGAATCCATGAGCACAAGATATGCACAATCGTTCTAATCTGAGATGTAAGGAGTTAGTTCAATGGAAGAACGAAACGGTGAAAAACGGGACTACACAGATGATCTTATGCGCGGTCTCTTTATGATAATATTCTTCGTGGCAGCTCGATTTGTGGCTGTGCTGGTCGTGTTTATTGCCCTGTTTCAGTTTATCTGTACCCTGATTACCCGGAAGCCGAACGATAACGTGAAAGATTTCGGCAAAGATCTGAGCCTTTATGCAGCTGAGATCATTGAATTCCTGTCCTACAACACTGACAGAAAGCCGTGGCCATTTTCTCCGGGGTCCGAGGCGGAACCGGAGAATCCTGAACCTTCAGTGAAATAGAGCAGACAA contains:
- a CDS encoding T9SS type A sorting domain-containing protein, whose amino-acid sequence is MFNFLLIILPCFSGTIEAEVRIPFFPDIPIVVEDTWQIPYASEIQDIAIDWYANTLVIRSSADGKLYLANPYNCEYQGEVELPAGSDGFGVACNMEVYYVNSSISSMIYYSDGSDSWSEFPNPALTDGTGMDINDYFCHDLSQATASSPYQFYCIKPDGSSYDTYGLPGVTGEISGFMGHEVATLDCPPYAIILTTRFGHEFFFFHNAGSTYTQYGQEPCPVPVSESLGLAWSTDGYVYWSYKGQDNEYYISKLMIPVFGGIEDDPFTEESRIEHLSAAGNPSIGSASLAVNITNPEQILLEVFDLSGRLVEVLHNGQLAHGESTFDFNGSPGVYTAYLRYSEQEETLRFVLIR
- a CDS encoding DUF4389 domain-containing protein, whose protein sequence is MEERNGEKRDYTDDLMRGLFMIIFFVAARFVAVLVVFIALFQFICTLITRKPNDNVKDFGKDLSLYAAEIIEFLSYNTDRKPWPFSPGSEAEPENPEPSVK